Proteins from a genomic interval of Quercus robur chromosome 9, dhQueRobu3.1, whole genome shotgun sequence:
- the LOC126701103 gene encoding uncharacterized protein LOC126701103, with translation MAGDPSKRNQNLYCAYHQEPSHTTDDCRNLKNHLDRLVREGKLRHLLHRPEGWQEQSNIETRQSTLRPPIGIINVILTAPGRTGSSLFRVMSVGRFPTEPDDRESKRDRVSATPLIGFSEEDKQETLQPHDDALVITLRIGDYDVKMVLVDQGNAVEVMYPDLYRGLNLKPEDLSPYDSPLVSFEGKTVTPKGMIRLPVQTDSDVVEVNFIVVDAYSPYTAIMARPWFHALGAVPSTLHQKMKYPSGGQVKEIIGNQGMARQCMVSAISRRQNSEPSTSAENGL, from the coding sequence ATGGCAGGTGACCCCTCAAAGCGTAATCAGAATCTGTACTGCGCATACCACCAGGAGCCAAGTCACACCACCGATGATTGCAGGAATCTGAAAAACCATTTGGATCGGcttgtccgagaagggaagttgaggCATCTGTTGCATCGCCCTGAAGGATGGCAGGAACAGTCAAATATCGAAACCAGACAAAGCAcattgaggccacccattggcataataaatgtcattcttaCCGCACCTGGAAGGACCGGTTCCAGCCTtttcagagtaatgtcagtgggcAGGTTCCCGACTGAGCCGGACGACAGGGAATCCAAGAGAGACAGAGTGAGTGCCACGCCCTTAATCGGGTTCTCGGAGGAAGACAAGCAAGAAACCCTTCAACCCCACGATGATGCCCTAGTCATCACGCTCAGAATTGGAGATTATGACGTGAAAATggtgttagttgatcaaggCAACGCCGTGgaggtaatgtaccctgatttgTATAGGGGGTTGAACTTGAAGCCAgaagacctgtcgccatacgattcCCCTTTGGTCAGCTTTGAAGGAAAAACTGTCAccccgaaaggcatgattaggttgcctgtgcaaacagactcagACGTGGTAGAGGTGAACTTCATTGTCGTAGATGCgtactccccctacacagctatCATGGCCCGACCGTGGTttcatgcactaggggctgtgCCATCAACCTTGCACCAAAAAATGAAGTATCCGTCAGGAGGTCAAGTCAAAGAAATAATAGGGAACCAAGGAatggctaggcaatgcatggtgtcggcaatCTCACGACGACAAAATAGTGAACCTTCCACTTCAGCCGAGAatggcttatag